In one Gossypium hirsutum isolate 1008001.06 chromosome D09, Gossypium_hirsutum_v2.1, whole genome shotgun sequence genomic region, the following are encoded:
- the LOC107951277 gene encoding protein DETOXIFICATION 35 → MEATPLLITAPTLLENGDYAPARSFQEVKSVFWIETVKMWKIAAPIAFQIICQYGTNSFTNIFVGHIGNVELSAVTLSLTVIGTFSFGFMLGMGSALETLCGQAFGAGQLHLLGVYMQRSWIILLASCFIILPFYIFATPILKFLGQEEDIAELAGKFTILTIPQLFSLAINFPTGKFLQAQSKVNVLAWIGFLALLLHIGLLWLFIDVFGWGTTGAAIAFDITNWEITLAQVAYVIFWCDEVWHGFSWLAFKEIWAFVRLSIASAVMLCLEIWYMMSMILLVGHLDNAIIAVGSLSICMNLNGWEAMLFIGINAAMSVRVSNELGWGHPRAAKYSVYVTVLQSLFIGLFCMVLLVITRDHFAVIFTSSEEMQRAVAHLAYLLGVTMVLNSVQPVISGVAVGGGWQSLVAYINLGCYYAFGLPLGYLLGYIADLGVMGLWGGMIAGTALQTLLLLIVLSRINWNKEVEQTTERMRKWGGQDTNTDGMNSSV, encoded by the exons ATGGAGGCGACGCCACTGCTAATCACGGCGCCAACGTTGTTGGAGAACGGAGACTATGCGCCGGCGAGGAGCTTCCAGGAAGTTAAGTCGGTGTTTTGGATAGAGACGGTGAAGATGTGGAAGATTGCAGCTCCTATTGCTTTTCAAATAATTTGTCAATACGGGACCAATTCTTTTACCAATATATTCGTCGGCCATATCGGCAACGTTGAACTCTCCGCCGTCACCCTTTCTCTCACCGTCATCGGAACTTTCTCTTTCGGCTTCATG CTTGGCATGGGGAGTGCACTTGAGACACTTTGCGGCCAAGCTTTCGGTGCTGGACAACTACACTTGCTTGGCGTTTATATGCAAAGGTCCTGGATTATCTTGCTGGCTTCCTGTTTCATTATCTTGCCGTTTTACATTTTCGCCACCCCAATTCTTAAATTTCTCGGCCAAGAAGAAGACATCGCCGAATTAGCTGGGAAGTTCACTATACTTACAATCCCACAATTGTTTTCACTCGCCATTAACTTCCCAACTGGGAAGTTCCTTCAAGCTCAAAGCAAGGTTAACGTGCTGGCATGGATTGGGTTTCTGGCTTTGCTTCTCCACATTGGGCTTCTGTGGTTGTTCATTGATGTGTTTGGTTGGGGTACAACTGGTGCAGCCATAGCATTCGACATCACCAACTGGGAGATCACTTTAGCTCAAGTGGCTTATGTTATCTTCTGGTGCGACGAGGTGTGGCATGGGTTTTCATGGCTGGCGTTCAAGGAGATATGGGCCTTTGTTAGACTCTCCATTGCCTCTGCTGTTATGCTTTGCCTTGAAATTTGGTACATGATGAGCATGATTCTTCTTGTCGGTCACCTTGACAATGCAATCATTGCTGTCGGTTCCCTTTCCATTTG CATGAACTTGAACGGGTGGGAAGCTATGTTATTCATTGGAATAAATGCTGCTATGAG CGTTCGGGTTTCCAATGAGCTAGGATGGGGACACCCAAGAGCAGCCAAATACTCGGTATATGTTACGGTGCTTCAGTCTCTCTTCATCGGCCTTTTCTGCATGGTTCTTCTTGTGATAACCAGGGACCACTTTGCTGTCATTTTCACTAGCAGCGAAGAAATGCAACGAGCTGTCGCTCATTTGGCATACCTTCTTGGTGTAACCATGGTTCTTAACAGTGTTCAACCTGTGATATCAG GTGTTGCTGTTGGAGGTGGATGGCAGTCATTGGTTGCTTATATTAACTTAGGTTGCTATTACGCTTTTGGTCTTCCGCTCGGCTACCTACTTGGTTATATAGCTGACTTAGGAGTGATG GGACTTTGGGGAGGTATGATAGCCGGAACGGCTTTGCAAACCTTGCTCCTCTTGATTGTTCTAAGTAGAATAAATTGGAACAAGGAG GTGGAACAAACAACGGAACGCATGAGGAAGTGGGGTGGCCAAGACACCAATACCGACGGTATGAATAGTAGCGTTTAG